A region from the Phycisphaerales bacterium genome encodes:
- a CDS encoding DsbA family protein — MPQHGKPDPRRVSPAAANGSDGDPRSWPDWVRTAFVAFAICMVATTGILAFHHLKVMAAPGCGAGSPCDLAARSEWAKVPPSTGMPIAFIGLAYSIAMLAALLVAKPPYPRALGWISRAAAIGSLVYFGIMLGAKMMCSYCTAYHTAAIALAIAMRRATRAPSSVAPRVLPVFFITALVALAALQGSYLAFVDQQKSELAESTKRIAEATRAGETGAVNTPNTNNATPSNATTPTTSIPHPTSAPFEGRYRLGPEVSPVRVVLYTDYQCPDCKGIEAQLEASIAAHPDLAASIKHFPMSTTCNPRLTQNYHADACFAAYAAEIAGKLGGSEAFWKMHRWLFSVNGSFDAVTLRAAVTKQGLNADRFMPLMESPEINALIASDVDEAWSRGIDHTPMIFVNGVELRGYTIPNALTQAIDAAYAARPAPATAATDSPLDAAGRAIDLWQKSPAATIPASLFAHAFGPSNSPVQVVMFGDLNEPGTAEADTVLRAFTSGGSYQIRYAFAHFPVNTDCNSQTEVNLHPYACHAAKLLEASAFVAGDNGYAAALDWILAHRATYEPEAALAGVAGAIGAQPSALVDAMSLPDVQAKINSDTALAKQLGIREIPFILINGKHARSWKVGEENLLPKLFEKARDLATKP; from the coding sequence ATGCCACAGCACGGAAAGCCTGACCCACGCCGCGTATCTCCAGCCGCCGCCAATGGTTCCGATGGTGATCCGCGTTCGTGGCCAGACTGGGTCCGCACCGCCTTCGTCGCCTTCGCCATCTGCATGGTCGCCACCACGGGCATCCTTGCGTTCCACCACCTGAAGGTCATGGCCGCTCCAGGTTGCGGCGCCGGTAGCCCCTGTGACCTGGCCGCTCGGAGCGAGTGGGCCAAGGTCCCGCCCTCGACCGGCATGCCTATCGCCTTCATTGGGCTGGCGTACTCGATCGCCATGCTCGCCGCCCTCCTCGTCGCCAAGCCGCCTTACCCGCGGGCGCTCGGGTGGATCTCCCGTGCCGCCGCCATCGGCTCGCTGGTCTATTTCGGCATCATGCTCGGCGCGAAGATGATGTGCTCGTATTGCACGGCGTATCACACGGCAGCGATCGCTCTCGCCATCGCGATGCGCCGCGCCACGCGCGCCCCGTCATCGGTCGCCCCGCGCGTCCTCCCCGTCTTCTTCATCACGGCCCTCGTTGCTCTGGCGGCGTTGCAGGGGTCGTATCTCGCCTTCGTCGATCAGCAGAAGTCCGAACTCGCCGAGTCCACCAAACGCATCGCCGAAGCGACCCGCGCCGGGGAGACAGGAGCAGTCAACACTCCGAACACCAACAACGCGACTCCATCCAACGCCACAACTCCTACAACCTCAATACCCCACCCCACGTCCGCGCCTTTCGAGGGCCGCTATCGCCTTGGTCCCGAGGTTTCGCCCGTTCGTGTCGTGCTCTACACCGACTACCAGTGCCCGGATTGCAAGGGCATCGAGGCCCAACTCGAGGCGTCGATCGCCGCCCATCCGGATCTCGCGGCCTCCATCAAGCACTTCCCGATGTCCACGACATGCAACCCGCGCCTCACACAGAACTACCACGCCGATGCCTGCTTCGCGGCCTATGCCGCCGAGATCGCTGGGAAACTCGGCGGTTCCGAGGCGTTCTGGAAGATGCACCGCTGGCTTTTCTCGGTCAATGGCTCCTTCGACGCGGTGACCCTCCGCGCCGCCGTGACCAAGCAGGGTCTCAACGCCGATCGCTTCATGCCCTTGATGGAATCGCCCGAGATCAACGCGTTGATCGCGAGCGATGTTGACGAGGCCTGGTCGCGCGGCATCGATCACACGCCCATGATCTTCGTCAACGGCGTCGAACTCCGTGGCTACACCATCCCCAACGCCCTCACCCAGGCGATCGATGCGGCGTATGCGGCTCGCCCCGCGCCCGCGACCGCCGCCACCGACTCGCCCCTCGACGCGGCCGGTCGCGCCATCGATCTGTGGCAGAAATCCCCGGCCGCCACCATTCCCGCGTCGCTCTTCGCCCACGCCTTCGGCCCATCGAACTCGCCCGTGCAGGTCGTGATGTTCGGCGATCTGAACGAGCCGGGCACCGCCGAGGCCGACACCGTGCTTCGTGCGTTCACCTCCGGCGGCTCGTACCAGATCCGCTACGCCTTCGCGCACTTCCCGGTGAACACCGACTGCAACTCCCAGACCGAGGTGAACCTCCACCCGTATGCGTGCCACGCCGCGAAACTCCTGGAGGCGTCCGCGTTTGTCGCCGGCGACAACGGGTATGCCGCCGCTCTTGATTGGATCCTCGCGCATCGCGCGACGTACGAGCCTGAGGCGGCCCTCGCGGGCGTCGCCGGCGCGATCGGCGCCCAACCCTCGGCCCTTGTCGACGCCATGAGCCTGCCTGACGTTCAGGCGAAGATCAACAGCGACACGGCGCTCGCCAAGCAACTCGGGATTCGCGAGATTCCCTTCATCCTCATCAACGGGAAGCACGCGAGATCGTGGAAGGTCGGCGAGGAGAATCTTCTCCCCAAACTCTTCGAGAAGGCCCGCGATCTTGCCACCAAGCCCTGA
- the apaG gene encoding Co2+/Mg2+ efflux protein ApaG, with the protein MDLCRGSDAVTEGIRVVATPGYDATESDPDARLFVFTYRIRITNEGDRPVKLLSRRWVIVDADGERTVVRGEGVVGQQPELKPGEHFDYASFCRLTRPWGTMEGTYLMRDLSPRSGESDAPDDKAELFEIAVGRFFLVAPKDVSAT; encoded by the coding sequence ATGGACCTGTGCCGAGGATCCGACGCGGTGACCGAGGGCATCCGCGTGGTTGCCACACCGGGCTACGACGCGACCGAGTCCGATCCGGACGCTCGGCTGTTCGTCTTCACCTATCGCATCCGCATCACCAACGAGGGCGATCGCCCCGTGAAGTTGCTCTCGCGCCGCTGGGTAATCGTCGATGCCGACGGCGAACGCACCGTCGTCCGAGGCGAGGGCGTGGTCGGGCAGCAACCCGAACTCAAACCCGGCGAGCACTTCGACTACGCGAGTTTCTGCCGCCTCACACGCCCCTGGGGCACGATGGAGGGGACGTATCTCATGCGCGACCTCTCGCCTCGCTCGGGCGAGAGTGATGCGCCGGATGACAAGGCGGAACTCTTCGAGATCGCCGTCGGTCGGTTCTTTCTAGTCGCGCCAAAAGACGTGAGCGCGACCTGA
- a CDS encoding ShlB/FhaC/HecB family hemolysin secretion/activation protein yields the protein MKNLQTVVVLGMAALATFAAPSLARQDTPPAIESTPAASEETFLIRKVFVRYTTENSAHPTSDEVLATTIPLVMDNGVLRLPREGEAAGLIPLAQIAETAGEPRVDSQTLQAIQAAVAARILDMGYAVVSANIDPGEFKPVSEDRRYVDLRPAGNDELTVIVLMGEITSLTTKAKGERFDPEKDTIVNNASHAKVIEHSPVQPATDEQKAPDGPARFDLIRRDQVDEYTARLSRHPGRLVEYALGVAGTGPADIDMEYLVTENKPWLIFGQISNTGSASTSRLREHLGFIHNQLTDNDDTLQIGYHTANFKDSHTLYASYEAPWMESQELRWRVSGSWYDYVASEVGLAGADFEGNGWDLGAQAIWNFFQKGDLFVDLLAGANLKHVSVDNNLAAISGSDNFLVPGVYLRLQQHRGTFRTDATAGFEFNIGGLAGTDDDLDALGRIDADKDWLVFKADATHSFYLEPFFPELFGTTPGEFSQKGHEIALALHAQAALGSRLIPNEQIVAGGLYTVRGYPYALVAGDSALIGSVEYRYHVTQFLGTSEQAGEFFGDPFRWRPQYELGPTDWDLVLKAFLDAGRVMNSDRQSFEADSTLVGIGIGAEFSIRRNFSARLDWGFAMKDVLDSTGNERENSGHNELSFVITVVY from the coding sequence TTGAAGAATCTACAGACCGTCGTCGTACTGGGCATGGCTGCGCTCGCCACATTCGCGGCGCCGTCACTCGCGCGCCAGGACACGCCCCCAGCGATTGAATCGACTCCCGCCGCGTCGGAGGAGACGTTTCTCATTCGCAAGGTCTTCGTTCGATACACAACCGAGAACTCGGCCCACCCAACCAGCGATGAAGTCCTCGCGACCACGATCCCGCTGGTCATGGACAACGGCGTGTTGCGTCTTCCCCGTGAGGGCGAGGCCGCGGGCCTGATTCCGCTCGCCCAGATCGCCGAGACCGCAGGCGAGCCGCGTGTCGATTCGCAGACACTTCAGGCCATACAAGCCGCCGTCGCCGCGCGAATCCTCGACATGGGGTACGCGGTGGTCTCGGCGAACATCGATCCGGGCGAGTTTAAGCCCGTGAGCGAGGATCGCCGGTATGTGGACCTCCGCCCCGCGGGGAACGACGAACTCACCGTCATCGTCCTCATGGGCGAGATTACGAGCCTCACGACCAAGGCCAAGGGCGAGCGATTCGATCCGGAGAAGGACACGATCGTCAACAACGCGTCGCACGCAAAGGTTATCGAGCACTCGCCCGTGCAGCCCGCCACCGACGAACAGAAGGCCCCCGACGGGCCGGCCCGCTTCGACCTCATCCGTCGCGACCAGGTGGACGAGTACACCGCACGCCTCTCGCGTCACCCGGGCCGACTCGTCGAGTACGCGCTCGGCGTCGCGGGCACCGGCCCCGCCGACATCGACATGGAGTACCTCGTCACCGAGAACAAGCCCTGGCTCATCTTCGGGCAGATCTCCAACACCGGCTCGGCCTCGACCTCGCGCCTCCGCGAGCACCTTGGGTTCATTCACAACCAACTCACCGACAACGACGACACGCTCCAGATCGGCTACCACACCGCCAACTTCAAGGACTCGCACACGCTCTACGCCTCCTACGAAGCGCCCTGGATGGAGTCGCAGGAACTCCGCTGGCGCGTCTCGGGGTCGTGGTACGACTACGTCGCCTCGGAGGTGGGACTCGCCGGCGCCGACTTCGAGGGCAACGGTTGGGACCTGGGCGCCCAGGCGATCTGGAACTTCTTCCAGAAGGGCGATCTCTTCGTGGACCTCCTCGCGGGCGCCAATCTGAAGCACGTCAGCGTGGACAACAACCTCGCCGCGATCTCCGGAAGCGACAACTTCCTGGTCCCCGGCGTCTACCTCCGCCTGCAGCAGCACCGCGGCACGTTCCGCACCGACGCGACCGCCGGCTTCGAGTTCAACATCGGCGGCCTCGCCGGAACCGACGACGACCTCGACGCGCTCGGTCGCATCGACGCCGATAAAGACTGGCTGGTCTTCAAGGCCGACGCCACCCACTCGTTCTATCTCGAGCCGTTCTTCCCCGAACTCTTCGGGACCACGCCCGGCGAGTTCTCGCAGAAAGGCCACGAGATCGCTCTGGCGCTCCACGCCCAGGCCGCCCTCGGCAGCCGCCTGATCCCCAACGAGCAGATCGTCGCGGGCGGGCTGTACACCGTGCGGGGGTATCCCTACGCCCTGGTCGCGGGCGACTCGGCCCTGATTGGCTCGGTCGAGTATCGCTACCACGTGACCCAGTTCCTGGGCACCTCGGAGCAAGCCGGCGAGTTCTTTGGCGATCCGTTCCGCTGGCGCCCGCAGTACGAACTGGGCCCGACCGACTGGGACCTGGTCCTCAAGGCCTTCCTCGACGCCGGCCGGGTGATGAACAGTGATCGCCAGTCATTCGAGGCGGATTCGACTCTGGTTGGCATTGGCATTGGAGCCGAGTTCTCGATCCGGCGTAACTTCAGCGCCCGCCTGGATTGGGGCTTTGCCATGAAGGACGTTCTGGATTCGACCGGTAACGAACGCGAAAACTCGGGTCACAATGAGCTCTCGTTCGTTATTACGGTCGTCTATTGA
- a CDS encoding filamentous hemagglutinin N-terminal domain-containing protein, with the protein MSRLTTRSTVVRCRHTMALALAAGAAGGLAGVSLANPTGQQVVAGSATFAQQGATTTITASNNAIINYQTFNIAQGETVRFVQPTAASRVLNRIQSNAPSTINGNLQANGIVYLVNRSGIMFGANSVVNVGGLYAAAGNIANDDFLNSIDHFTNVQGTIRMDGSISAQSAAIVARQITNNGAINADGGWIVMAAGNDVLLRQENSRMYVRLDGRDAETQTQGTRNSAAKASDPASIRNTGSISADDGHISMAAGDMLGLALLNQGVINAHGGTVDMIATHGTVINAGTIDVGVGPGQAGDVSIHGVFVTNSGRVRADAESGHAGNIELVSTKGTTLTNGSLVASNGGNGVADGGTILIDSTQGRTVVEKQARLDISGGKAGGHGGSMEISAATTMSLKGILIGDTLAGYAAARLVIDPAIVIIALEQPDTMPSDSAFVSVASIEGFQGDTTILADNDIFVLSSIHKDVGGLTLLAGNDIQFCGYEPDPTCPGRWRPRIKNWCTTPNPCGPTGGSCDITISADYLDFQAGHSILDMTSTGAILEATTGDIHLLATTGRAEFGLASVAPQRIVSITQAESRVIRGGTDSFLEDPENTHLVVNITNGSLTFAPQSNGTRVPQSYYRLDASAKGDLTVDAQLESATDILLTAGKDLIINDNIHATDDAVLHGGAGGAGIVVWCRTGLDVWGTDIALIAGDGNGTSSFIQAQEFHPMFRGGGGGDTRPDSFTFRQDAAVTSALLPLGSQFGASTLGMIYNIESVNASVKLSDANQVTGTILTISSLTGTSINDNLSLTSLEVFGSTALAGDVASTGTQTYHGPVTVDGDRTLTASTVTLDSTLDGTSGGDADRLTIDADLVANGQIGGNSPLEELTITRSTVLGTDLVRTEGDQTYGGHLTLTQNTTLESLTGTVAFGAGLDAATGAIVDLDVIGNMRADGPIGQTNPLNTLDVTGASTLNGGLVRTTGEQSYGGPVVLGADTLIESTTGATLTFNGSIDGNGTGPAEALTLHGSAVLNGQVGATDPLAALSIDGPAAINTDLIRTLGDQTYAGPVLFSGDARLESAGGRIAFESTVDSASADSPIDLAIDGDLLAMGLIGGTNPLNSLSVAGDAELCGGLVRTVGTQLYSGDVVLCTDTILESTTGATLTFNGAIDGDGLGDAESLTLLGEAVLNGPVGASDPLAALTVTGPTSIAGGLVRTIGTQTYNLDITINGDTTLASTSGAVITLNGPVNGNADGTPDVLTIDGSVVANGAIGTNDPLAALSINGPAVLNAGTVDTIGDQTFAGALTLGTDTTLTTQGGLVTLGGPVDSASAGTPVALAINSDAMIEGAVGATNPLQSLAIAGNAELCGGLVRTVAGQLYSGDVILCVNTILESTTGDTIEFGGTVDGNSDGSPESLTINGALIASGAIGASDALASLVVNGPASLAAGLIRTIADQDYFGPTTVAGDMTFESTGDALIRFRDALTADTAGTPSDVTVAANAQFDGRVGDNPFNSLTVEGNALIAGGSVTTIADQRYNADTVIADDTTLMAFSGATIRFGGTLDSANADGSADAHDLFVGTGPGGVIRFAGDVGSNGAFDTIQLCTQFSIAARGESSEGGEILPPVPTVPDRATIVGEQSLTINTADFIMCPYEKFTTLGSLTLNASRLAELGDLVTIAEMTVNAPSIVLLTRPAADLQLADGTTVTDRGLDFVAGGQMNFNGTVTTRSAFGGTDPAPTFEDVDGLAPASLAGFEFNTTPVGDATMDALVLNGVVLDQRTRKSIVPPPPPPPVDPRVSDDLASITTQPPAFVDSIIPEVYDLSILKSLAINARGVEFDEALNAAKGSRLYIDNLRPGPDGNADTRISATRLSDNAVRLTAQGKDSVSGYDQTPEGVLVARPFSAVGDSIAEAFSRFTQARIADTNAAAPSTAELVPAFRDFLVASPDETQTLNSIRRLAAVLDRVRSMGLPTAQYERTRRELLAEVARQNSLGVDELIQLVESMSGQV; encoded by the coding sequence ATGAGCCGACTCACGACCCGCAGCACCGTTGTCCGTTGTCGCCACACGATGGCCCTGGCCCTTGCCGCTGGAGCCGCGGGTGGCCTGGCCGGCGTGTCCCTTGCCAACCCGACCGGGCAGCAGGTCGTCGCGGGGAGCGCGACCTTCGCGCAGCAGGGCGCGACGACGACGATCACCGCGTCGAACAACGCGATCATCAACTACCAGACGTTCAACATCGCCCAGGGCGAGACCGTCCGCTTCGTGCAGCCCACCGCCGCCTCGCGCGTCCTCAACCGGATCCAGAGCAACGCACCCTCAACGATCAACGGCAACCTCCAGGCCAACGGCATCGTCTACCTCGTCAACCGCTCGGGGATCATGTTCGGCGCCAACTCGGTGGTGAACGTCGGCGGGCTGTACGCTGCCGCTGGCAACATCGCCAACGACGACTTCCTCAACAGCATCGATCACTTCACGAATGTCCAGGGCACGATCCGCATGGACGGCTCGATCAGCGCCCAATCCGCCGCCATTGTGGCGCGCCAGATCACGAACAACGGCGCGATCAACGCCGATGGCGGGTGGATCGTCATGGCCGCCGGAAACGACGTCCTCTTGCGCCAGGAGAACAGCCGGATGTACGTCCGCCTGGACGGGCGCGACGCCGAGACCCAGACGCAGGGCACGCGGAACTCCGCCGCCAAGGCCAGCGACCCGGCCAGCATCCGCAACACCGGCTCGATCTCCGCCGACGACGGGCACATCTCCATGGCCGCCGGCGACATGCTGGGCCTCGCCCTCCTCAACCAGGGCGTCATCAACGCCCACGGCGGTACGGTCGACATGATCGCAACCCACGGCACGGTCATCAATGCAGGCACCATCGACGTCGGCGTCGGTCCGGGTCAGGCGGGCGATGTTTCGATCCACGGTGTCTTTGTCACCAACTCGGGCCGCGTCCGCGCCGACGCCGAGTCGGGTCACGCCGGGAACATCGAACTCGTCAGCACCAAGGGCACCACGCTCACCAACGGCTCGCTTGTCGCTTCCAACGGCGGCAACGGCGTCGCCGACGGCGGCACCATCCTCATCGATTCCACCCAAGGCCGCACCGTCGTCGAGAAGCAGGCCCGCCTCGACATCTCCGGCGGGAAGGCCGGCGGCCACGGCGGATCCATGGAGATCAGCGCCGCCACCACGATGTCGCTCAAGGGCATCCTGATCGGCGACACCCTCGCGGGCTATGCCGCCGCGCGACTCGTCATCGATCCCGCCATCGTCATCATCGCCCTCGAGCAGCCCGACACCATGCCCTCGGACTCGGCCTTCGTCTCCGTCGCGAGCATCGAGGGCTTCCAGGGCGACACCACCATCCTCGCCGACAACGACATCTTCGTCCTCTCCAGCATCCACAAGGACGTTGGCGGGCTCACGCTGCTCGCCGGGAACGACATCCAGTTCTGCGGCTATGAGCCGGACCCGACCTGCCCCGGTCGCTGGAGGCCTCGGATCAAGAACTGGTGCACGACGCCGAATCCCTGCGGCCCGACGGGTGGCTCGTGCGACATCACCATCAGCGCTGATTATCTCGACTTCCAGGCCGGCCACAGCATCCTCGACATGACGTCCACCGGCGCCATCCTCGAGGCGACCACCGGCGACATCCACCTCCTCGCGACGACCGGCCGCGCCGAGTTCGGCCTTGCCTCGGTCGCGCCGCAACGGATCGTCTCGATCACCCAGGCCGAGAGCCGGGTGATCCGTGGCGGGACCGATTCCTTCCTCGAAGATCCTGAGAACACGCATCTCGTCGTGAACATCACCAATGGAAGCCTCACCTTCGCCCCCCAGTCCAACGGCACGCGGGTCCCGCAGTCGTACTACCGCCTCGACGCCTCGGCCAAGGGCGATCTCACCGTCGACGCCCAACTCGAGTCCGCGACAGATATTCTGTTGACTGCCGGGAAAGACCTCATCATCAACGACAACATCCACGCCACCGACGACGCCGTCCTCCATGGCGGGGCCGGCGGCGCGGGGATCGTCGTCTGGTGCCGCACGGGTCTCGATGTCTGGGGCACCGACATCGCGCTCATCGCCGGCGATGGGAACGGAACCTCCTCGTTCATCCAGGCCCAGGAGTTCCACCCCATGTTCCGTGGGGGCGGCGGCGGCGACACGCGTCCGGACAGTTTCACTTTCCGCCAGGACGCCGCCGTCACCAGCGCGCTCCTTCCTCTCGGCTCCCAGTTCGGCGCTTCGACGCTGGGCATGATCTACAACATCGAGTCTGTCAACGCCAGCGTCAAACTCTCCGACGCCAACCAGGTCACGGGCACCATCCTCACCATCAGCAGCCTCACGGGCACCAGCATCAACGACAACCTCAGCCTTACCTCCCTCGAGGTCTTCGGCTCCACCGCCCTGGCCGGCGATGTCGCCTCCACGGGAACGCAGACCTATCACGGCCCCGTCACCGTCGATGGCGACCGCACGCTCACCGCCTCGACCGTCACCCTCGACTCGACCCTCGACGGCACGTCCGGCGGCGACGCCGATCGCCTCACGATCGACGCCGACCTCGTCGCCAATGGCCAGATCGGCGGCAACTCGCCCCTCGAGGAACTCACCATCACCCGCTCCACCGTCCTGGGCACCGACCTCGTCCGCACCGAGGGCGACCAGACCTATGGCGGGCACCTGACGCTCACCCAGAACACCACGCTCGAGAGCCTCACCGGCACCGTCGCGTTCGGCGCTGGGCTAGACGCCGCCACCGGCGCCATCGTCGATCTCGATGTCATTGGCAACATGCGTGCCGATGGGCCCATCGGTCAGACCAATCCGCTCAACACACTCGACGTCACCGGCGCCAGCACGCTCAACGGCGGCCTCGTCCGCACCACCGGCGAGCAGTCCTATGGCGGCCCCGTCGTCCTCGGCGCCGACACGCTCATCGAATCCACCACCGGCGCCACGCTCACCTTCAACGGCTCGATCGACGGCAACGGAACCGGTCCCGCCGAGGCCCTCACGCTCCACGGCAGCGCGGTCCTCAATGGCCAGGTCGGCGCAACCGATCCTCTCGCCGCCCTCTCGATCGATGGCCCCGCCGCCATCAACACCGACCTCATCCGCACGCTAGGCGATCAGACGTACGCCGGCCCCGTGCTCTTCTCGGGCGACGCCCGCCTCGAGAGCGCCGGCGGCCGAATCGCCTTCGAGAGCACCGTGGACTCCGCCAGCGCCGATTCGCCCATCGATCTCGCGATCGATGGCGACCTGCTCGCGATGGGACTGATCGGCGGCACCAATCCGCTCAACTCGCTCAGCGTCGCTGGCGACGCCGAACTTTGCGGCGGGCTCGTCCGCACCGTCGGCACGCAACTCTACTCGGGCGATGTCGTTCTCTGCACCGACACCATCCTCGAGAGCACCACCGGCGCCACGCTCACCTTCAACGGCGCGATCGACGGCGACGGGCTTGGAGACGCCGAATCGCTCACCCTGCTCGGCGAGGCGGTCCTCAACGGTCCCGTCGGCGCCAGCGATCCGCTCGCCGCACTCACCGTCACTGGCCCAACCTCCATCGCGGGCGGCCTCGTCCGAACGATCGGCACCCAGACCTACAACCTCGACATCACGATCAACGGCGACACGACCCTCGCCAGCACCTCGGGCGCCGTCATCACACTCAACGGTCCGGTCAATGGCAACGCCGACGGAACGCCCGACGTGCTCACGATCGACGGTTCGGTCGTCGCCAACGGCGCGATCGGCACCAACGATCCGCTCGCCGCACTCTCCATCAATGGCCCCGCCGTCCTCAACGCCGGGACCGTCGACACCATCGGCGACCAGACCTTCGCCGGCGCCCTCACCCTCGGCACCGACACCACGCTCACCACGCAGGGTGGCCTCGTCACCCTCGGCGGCCCGGTGGACTCGGCCTCCGCAGGCACGCCCGTCGCGCTCGCCATCAACTCCGACGCCATGATCGAGGGCGCGGTCGGCGCGACCAACCCGCTCCAATCCCTCGCCATCGCCGGCAACGCCGAACTCTGCGGCGGGCTCGTCCGCACCGTCGCCGGCCAGTTGTACTCGGGCGATGTCATCCTCTGTGTCAACACCATCCTCGAGAGCACCACCGGCGACACCATCGAGTTCGGCGGCACCGTCGATGGCAACTCCGACGGCTCGCCCGAGTCGCTCACCATCAACGGCGCACTCATCGCGAGCGGCGCCATCGGCGCGAGCGACGCCCTTGCCTCGCTCGTGGTCAACGGCCCGGCCTCGCTCGCCGCTGGCCTCATCCGCACCATCGCCGATCAGGATTACTTCGGCCCGACCACGGTCGCGGGCGACATGACCTTCGAGAGCACGGGCGACGCCCTCATCCGCTTCCGCGATGCCCTGACCGCCGACACCGCGGGAACACCAAGCGATGTCACCGTCGCCGCGAACGCACAGTTCGACGGCCGCGTCGGCGACAATCCCTTCAACTCGCTCACGGTGGAGGGCAACGCCCTCATCGCCGGCGGCTCGGTCACAACGATCGCCGACCAGCGCTACAACGCCGACACCGTCATCGCCGATGACACCACTCTCATGGCGTTCTCGGGCGCCACCATCCGCTTCGGCGGCACGCTCGACAGCGCCAACGCCGACGGCTCCGCGGACGCCCACGACCTCTTCGTCGGCACAGGCCCCGGAGGCGTCATCCGCTTCGCCGGTGATGTCGGCTCCAACGGCGCCTTCGACACCATCCAACTCTGCACTCAGTTCTCCATCGCCGCTCGTGGCGAAAGCAGCGAGGGCGGGGAGATCCTCCCGCCCGTGCCCACCGTCCCCGATCGTGCCACGATCGTCGGCGAGCAGAGCCTCACCATCAACACCGCCGACTTCATCATGTGCCCCTACGAGAAGTTCACGACCCTCGGCTCGCTCACCCTCAACGCCTCGCGCCTCGCCGAACTCGGCGACCTCGTGACGATCGCCGAGATGACCGTCAACGCTCCCAGCATCGTCCTCCTCACGCGGCCCGCCGCCGACCTCCAACTCGCCGACGGCACGACCGTCACCGATCGCGGCCTCGACTTCGTCGCCGGCGGCCAGATGAACTTCAACGGTACCGTTACCACCCGCTCGGCCTTCGGCGGCACGGACCCCGCGCCCACCTTCGAGGATGTCGATGGTCTCGCCCCGGCCTCGCTCGCCGGGTTCGAGTTCAACACCACGCCCGTCGGCGACGCGACCATGGACGCGCTCGTGCTCAACGGCGTCGTCCTCGACCAGCGCACCCGCAAGTCGATCGTGCCGCCCCCGCCGCCGCCCCCGGTCGATCCGCGCGTCTCCGATGACCTCGCGAGCATCACCACCCAGCCCCCGGCCTTCGTCGATTCCATAATCCCCGAGGTCTACGACCTCTCGATCCTCAAGTCTCTCGCGATCAACGCCCGTGGCGTCGAGTTCGACGAGGCCCTCAACGCCGCCAAGGGAAGCCGCCTCTACATCGACAACCTCCGTCCGGGTCCCGATGGCAACGCGGACACGCGCATCTCGGCCACGCGTCTCAGCGACAACGCCGTCCGCCTCACGGCTCAGGGTAAGGACTCGGTCTCGGGCTATGACCAGACCCCCGAGGGCGTCCTCGTGGCGCGTCCCTTCTCCGCCGTGGGCGATTCCATCGCCGAGGCCTTCAGCCGCTTCACCCAGGCCCGCATCGCCGACACCAACGCCGCCGCGCCCAGCACGGCCGAACTCGTTCCCGCCTTCCGCGACTTCCTCGTGGCCTCGCCCGACGAGACCCAGACGCTCAACTCGATCCGCCGCCTCGCCGCGGTCCTCGATCGAGTTCGCTCGATGGGCCTCCCGACCGCCCAGTACGAGCGCACGCGCCGCGAACTCCTCGCCGAGGTTGCCCGCCAGAACTCGCTCGGCGTGGACGAACTCATCCAACTCGTCGAGTCAATGAGCGGCCAGGTCTAA